CACCTCCTTTCTTAGCAAATGCATTTATTAATGTCGACTTCCCTGCATTTTGCGCCCCAATAACCCACACATTTCCTCGAGGACCAGCCAATTCTTTAATAAATGCCAGCAAATTTCTAATACCTAAATCTTTACGGGAACTTACCATGTAAACTCCACTCAGTTTAGGTGCTCCATTAGCTTTAGCACGGTGTCGAACCCATTTGTCCAAACGCGCAGGGGAAATTTGAGAAGGGAGAAGGTCAACCTTGGTAGCCACAAGAACAAGCTTTGGCAACTTCTTACTTTGTTTCAAGCCATCCTT
The DNA window shown above is from Solanum stenotomum isolate F172 unplaced genomic scaffold, ASM1918654v1 scaffold343, whole genome shotgun sequence and carries:
- the LOC125852367 gene encoding GTP-binding protein BRASSINAZOLE INSENSITIVE PALE GREEN 2, chloroplastic-like, which produces ATVVVMVVDCVDFDGSFPKRAAKSLFNALEQSKDGLKQSKKLPKLVLVATKVDLLPSQISPARLDKWVRHRAKANGAPKLSGVYMVSSRKDLGIRNLLAFIKELAGPRGNVWVIGAQNAGKSTLINAFAKKGGVKATKLTEAPVPGTTLGILRIGGILSAKAKMYDT